CCCCCCGGAGAGGTTGCTCGGCATCTTGTCGTGGTGGTCGGTGAGATCGACCAGTTCCAACAGCGTGTCCACTCGCTGTTCGACCGCGGCCTCGTCGTCGGTGAGTCCGAAGGCGACGTTCTCCGCGACCGTGAGGTGGGGAAACAGGGCGAAGTCCTGAAAGACGATCCCCACGTCTCGCTGGTCGGGCTGGCGGAAGCTCCCTTCGCCGCCGGTGACCGTCTCGCCGGCGATCGAGATCGACCCCTCGGTCGGACGCTCCAGGCCCGCCAGCAGCCGGAGCGTCGTTGTCTTCCCACAGCCCGAGGGCCCCAACAGCGTGAGCAGTTCGCCGTCCTTGACCGACAGCGAGAGGTCGTCGACGGCCAGTTCCTGGCCGTAATCCTTCGTGACGCCGTCCACGTCGAGGACGGTCCGCTCGGGATCGTCGACGGCCGCTTCGACCGTATCGAAGTCCGAGGCGTACTGTTCCTGGTTTCTATGTGACATTGTATCGACTCTCCTGTGGGCCGTCGCCGGTCGCCACCGGCGGACGGCATCGCTTGTTCCTGGGTGGGAGAACCAGTCGGATGTACGTGACGGAATCGCGGCGGTAACCGCCGTCGCGGCGATCGGGGGTCACGCGTCCGGCCCCCGCCGGTAGCTCTGTATCCCGCCAGGGTGGCCTTGCGGGTTCTCGATGCCAACGAGCTCCCCGCCAGTCGGGGAGGCATACAGCGCGAACAGGAGTTCGTTGACAACGAAGTACCGGACCCGCTGTTCGTCCGACCCCTCCGGGTCCGGTTCGAGCGTGTCGGCGTTCATCCGTCTGAGCGCCTGGTCCCGGGTCTGGGGGGGAAGCGCCGCGAACTCGGCGTCGAACCACGCCCGGGCGTATTCGTCGAGGTAGGCGGCCGCGTCGGCGATCCCGGCTGCGTGGTCGGGCCGGTCGCGTGCCCGCCCCCGGACGAACCGGCGGACGAACTCGTCGACGCCGGACAGTTCCTCCGGGTAGAGTACTTCGGCCGCCGCCGTGAGCGTCTCGAACTGCGCTTCGTCGAGTGGCCCCGACGGAGTCTGGGTATCACCGTCGTCGGTCCCCGTGCTCGCGCCGTTCCCGTCATCGTCCGCGAGGAGAACGGCACCACCGCCGCCCACCGCCACGCCGGCCGCGGACAGGGCGGCTATCGCGTCCCGGCGACTCAGTTCCATACCACGTCTGTTAGGCGAGCCTAAACTTAGGAATTGCGTTCGACGGCGGTCAGGTTCGTCTCGACGAAGGTTCCCTCGGGACCCGTCCCGGGGACGTAGGCGGCCGCACCGCCACAGGCGCGGGCGTTACGACACCGCTCGATCCGCGGGGTGAGCGCCCGGACCCGGTCGTCGGCAACGTCGACAGGGAGGTCGAACCGGTAGGCGAAGCCGCTGCCGCCGCCGTAGTCGACGAAGACGGTCGTCCGGACCGTCTCCCTGCCCTCGACCGCCAACGTCTCGTTCTGGAGGGGACGGGCGTCGCCCTGGAGTTCGGCCCGGTCGTCCACGAGGACGGCAAGCGACACCTCCTCGCCGGGATCTGGCACCACGTAGTAGATGCTTCGGCCGTCAACCCCGAGCCGGACCGTGACACCGGTGGCACCATCGGGGACCCCCACGATCGTCCCAAGACGGGTCCGGTCTCCCTCGACGTCACGGACCCCCTGGAGGTACGCCTCGCTCGGTGAGCCGGCGTAGGGCGCCCAGGCGCCGCGGTAGACGTACCGGTAGAACTGGCGGTCGGGGAACGCGTCGTGAACCGCGAAGGGCTCGTCGTCGATAGCGTAGACGGTGTCGCCGTCGTACCCAGGGTCGTTCCGGAGGTGTTGGAACGGATGGTTGAGCCAGTCGCCGTACGGGTCCGGCAGGAGGACGACGGCGTTTTCGAGCGAGCCCCCCTCGAACGGCTCGTAGGCGTCCTCGTAGGTCCGGGTCACCTCCAAGTTCTCCGAGAGTGGGGCCTCCATGTTGCCCGCAGTGATCCCCCCCAGCGACGCGGTGCTCAGGAGGACGAGCGCGGCCACGACGACACGAACGGACCGCCCGCCGGCCCGGTCCATGAGGGCGTCCCTGATCGCCCGGACAGCACCGAGCGCCCCCCGGGCGGCGAATGCCGCAGTCGGGACCAGTAGGTCGAAGTGGTAGTACGGGCCAAGCGCCGAGACCAGTCCGTCGCCCGCCACTTCGAGGTCACCGAGGATGTTGTAGTTCCCCCAGAAGTAGACGTTGCCAGCCGCGACGCTGAGGGCGATCCCACCGACGATCGCCTGGCGGGCGGTGACCCCGGCCCGGACGGCGAGGGCGACGCCGACAGCCGCGAGGCCGGCCCCCGCGAGCCCGCCGGCGATCCACTCGGTGAAAAACAGGTCCAGCACCACCCGGTTCGCCCGGAGGGCGAGTTCCGGCGTGTAGACGATCTCGTGGCCGAGGATCTCGCGGTGGCCAAAGCCCAGCCCGTCCTCGGGCGCGAACACCTGGTAGGGGAACCGGAACGGTGCACCGGTCACGACGGCGTTGTACCCGAGCGTGAGGACGACACCCGCCGACCCGAGCGCCGCCGTCGCCGCCTGTCGCGGAAGCGCCCCGCGGAGGTTCTGCCGGAGCGTCCAACAGGCGTGGACGATGAACGGCGTCGCGAACAGGACCGCGGTGTAGGGCCGCGAGAAGAAGGCCAGCCCGATCGCCGCCCCGGCCGCGGCCGCGACGCGCCGGTCGCCGGTCCGATCCGCACGGAGGTACGCGTAGCCGAACGCGAGATTCAGCAGAGTCGTCGGGGCGTACGGGAGAAACACCGAGGAGTCGATGAGGAAGAGCGGCGAAGCCAGGACGAACGCGCCGGCGAGCAGGCCCGTCCGGTGGTCGAACGCCTCCCGGACCAGCCCGACGACCCCCAGGACATTCCCCGCAGCGATGGCGACGAGCGCCACGCGATACCCCCCGAGCAGTTTCCCGACGGCGAACATCGCTGCCGGGACCGGCGTGTACTTCGGATACATCCCACGCTCGCTCTCGATGAAGAACCACGGGCGGACGGCCCCTTCGACGGGCGATCGCAGGAACAGTTGCCCCTCCAGCAACATCGCGGCCTGCTGGAGGTAGACCCCCTCGTCGTGGTTCAGCGAGTGGTACGGGAACACCTGCGTCGAGACGAACGCAACGACGGCGGCGGTCAGGACACCGAGTGCGGCCGTCGCCAAGCGGTTCCAGTGGAGATCGGGTAGTCGAGTCATCGGTCCTCGTCAGTCGCTCCGTCCTTCCTGTGCGAGGATGACCGCCATCGAGAGTCCAGAGACGACGACAAGTACCAGCGCCGGCACGGCGGCGGCGCCGTACAACCCTGCCTCCTGGACCCGCCAGATGTACGTCACGAGGGTATCGAACCGGAGCGGCCGCAGGATCAGCGTCGCCGGCAACTCCTTCATCGTCGTGAGGAAGACCAGCGCCGCACCCGTCGCGATCCCCGGTAACACGAGCGGGAGCGTCACCGACCGGAACGTGCCCGCACGGGACCGCCCCAGGACGCGGGCGGCCTCGACGAGCCCCTGGTCGACCTGGAGCCGCGACGTGCGGATCGAGCCGATGGCCTGTGGCATGAACCGGACCACGTAGGCAAACACCAACAGCGGGATCGTCTTGTACAGCGCCGGGAGGACGTCGAGGCTGAAACTCACGAGCGCGATCGCCAGCACGATCCCCGGAGCAGCGTAGCCGACGTACGGTGCACGGTCCGCGAGCGACGCCAGCCGGGAGTCGGAGGTAGCAGACCGGAGTCCGATAGGGACCGCCACGAGGACGGCACCGCCGGCGGCAAGCAGCGCCACGTAGACGGAGTTGAGCCCGTAGGACCACGAGAAGGCCATCGACCCGCTGGCGTAGCCCGGACCGCTCCGGAGGAACCACATCCCGAAGATGGCGATCGGCAGCAGGATCGCTACGGCGCCGACGAGGGCGGGCAACAGCGTCGCCGGGAAACGCCACAGGCCCAGGTCCAGATCGAAGGCGCCGCGGTTCCCGCTGCTACCGTACGCGCCGGAGTCGTCGGCTCCCGTCCGGGATTCGAGCGCGAGGACGACGGCGGTCACCGCGAACAGCTCCAGGGACAGCAGTGCGGCGTACTCCCGCATGAACGCGTTGTAGCGGGCGTAGATGAACTGTGTGAACACCTCGACGCGCATGATGTTCGGCGTCCCGAAGTCCGAGAGCGTGTACAGCGCGACGAGCAGTGCCCCGGCAGTAATCCCCGGCAGTATCTGTGGCAGCGTGACGCGGCGGAACGCCTCCCACCGGCTGGCGTTGAGGGTGCGCGCGGCCTCGACGAGCGAGGCGTCGAGCGACAGCAGCGACGCCCGCGTCGTCAGGAACACGTACGGGTAGGTGTACAGGGTGAGGACGACAGCGGCGCCGGTGAACCCGTAGATGGTCGGTATCTGGTCGATCCCCAGCGGTGAGAGCACGTCGGCCAGCTCCCCGCGGGGGCCGAACACCGAGACGGCCGCGAAGGCACCGAGGTAACTCGGTATCGCGAGCGGCAGCGCCGCGACGACCGTCCAGAATCGGCGGAACGGTAGCCCCCCCTGGACCGTCAGGACCGCGAGGGGCACGCCGACGACGACGCTCCCGGCAGTGACGGCGCCGACGAGGGCGACACTCCTGACGAGTACCTGTAGCGTTTGTGGCGCGACGGTCAGCGAGAGTGCCCGCGAGCCGAGTCCGAACACGTCGACGACAAGCCACCCTAACGGCGCGACGAGGGCGGCCGCGACGGCCGCCGACAACAGCGTCAGCCCGCGGCCGACGGCGGAGTCCTCGTCTGTGGCACGCGTTCGGGCAGCCGCGACACGCTCCCTGATCTTCATCCGAGGACGTTGGCCTCGCGCATCAGCTGGAGGGTCGGTTCGAGGTCCGACAGCTCAGAGAGGTCGATGTCCGGCGGGTTCAGCTGATCGACGGTGGGAAGGCCGCCAACCGGTTCGACGCCGGAGATCATCGGGTACGCGAAGCTGACGGTCGTGAAGAACTCCTGGGCCTCCGCCGAGAGCAGGTGTCGGACGAAGGTGTTGACGAGGTCGGACTTCTGGGTCCCCTGTATCTGGAGCGCGCCGGCGACGTTGACCAGCGCCCCGGCGTCGCCCTCGGTGAACGCGAGGTCGATTGGGGCGTTGGGCCGCTGGTTCTGGACCCGCAGCGCGTAGTAGTGGTTCGCGAAACCGGCGTTCAGCGCGCCGTCGGCGACCTGGTTGGAGACGACGAACTCGTTGGGGTACTGCTCGGTCCCGGCTTCCCGCATCGAGACCAGCCACTGCCTGGCGGCGTCGCGGCCCCGGAGCAGGCGCATCGCCGTCACGAAGGACTTGAACGCCCCGTAAGTCGGCGCCCAACCCATCGTTCCGCGGAGCGCGTCGGTGTCGGGGAAGTCCGCGACCTTGTTCGGGACGTCGCTCTCGCTGAGTTCGTTCGTGTTGTAGGGGATGCTGCGGGCGCGGCCGGCGACGCCGACCCAGGCGTTGTCCGAGCCCCGGAAGCCCGAGGGGACTGGCTCGACGACGTCGTCCGAGAACGGTTCGTAGGCGTCGTTGTCGGCGACGAAGCCGAGCGAACTGGCGTCGATCGACCAGAACACGTCGGCCTGCGGTGACCCGGCGTTGACCTCCTCGACGACGGTCTGAGCCAGCGAGGAGGAGGCGGCGCTGCTGGCAAACACCTCGAAGTCGGGGTAGATCTCCTGGAGCATCTCCACGAACTGGAAGTAGATGCCCCCTTCACCGCCGCCGATATAGAGGTTCAGCGAGCCCGAGAGGTCCGGCAGGTCCTGGATGGAGGTGCCACCCGGCGCGGGGCGTCCCTCGACGAGTGTCCCCGAACCGCGGAACGCCGACAGTGACGGGATCTCGACGTTTGTTCCCTGCTGGCCGGTCGTACCGTCGCCGCCGGAACCGCCGTCGCTGCCCGAGCCGCCGTCGCCGGCGGCCTCGTCGCCACCGAAGAGCGAGCTACAGCCAGCCAGCGCCGTCGCGGTCGCAGCCCCACCGATTGCGAGGAACCGGCGGCGCGACGATCCGGTACGCGCGGAAGTGTCGTTAGTATCAGTCATCGTTTGTGGTGTTGATTTAGGTTCACCTAAATGGTTTGTGTTTTAGTCGTCGGCCGCGGCCGGGACGCGGCCCGCGTCCGCGGATTCGACCACGTCGAGACAGTCCAGCCAGTCGAGCATGAACTCCCCGCAGTAGTTAAGGAAGGCACCGTTTTCCCAGTCGCTGAAATCGCCGGTGGCCATCGCGGTGCCCATCGCTTCGAACACCTCGGCGTAGGAATCGGCGTCGTCGCCAACCGTGTCGATGATCTCCCAGACGTGCTCGTTGAGTTCCAGCCCGTGGACCTCGTTCGTCAGGTCCGAGAACGTCGATCGCGGGGCCTTGTTGTGTTCACAGAGCGGATCGCCGTTGTAGATCTGTTTGCCCAACACGTCACAGGCCCGTTTGAGGAACAGTCCGGACCAGATGTCGTCGAACCGACCCACGTCCCACTCGTTGTCGTCCATCGGCAGTTGATAGAACGCCGGGACGATTTCCCGACGGAAGGCCAGGTTCATCGAGCAGACGGTGAGGTAGTTGCCCTCGGCGGCGACGAAATCGGTGCCGAAGTCGCTCGCCTCGGTCCGGGTCTGGGCCTGGCCCTGGAGGTCGCCGTCCATCAGGATACGGACGGCGTCGAGGTCGGGAACGTTGGTCCACAACCCCTGGGAGGCGACCACGTCGTCGACGTAGGTAGACTCGGTCTCGACGGTCTCGTCCATCGCCGCGTAGGGGTAGCCACGCGGGTAGAGGCCGTGTTCGTCCTCGTTCTGGTAGAGGACGTTGACCCAGCGTTCCGGGGAACTGACCGTCTCGATCTGGCCCTCGAACGCGAGGTTTTCCATGTGCGTGCCGAAGAAGTCCACGTCCTCGTGTGGGGCCGTGTCGTCGTCGATGAACACGCCGTACTCGAACTCGTTGGCCCAGAGGTACAGCAGTCCGAAGGAGGTCTGTGCGTGACTGGCCTCGGGGATCAGGTCCGCGTACTCGGCGGCGCCGTGGTCCGCGAACCACTCGTCGCGAGCGGGACCGTCGAAGACGGCACCGTCGACGCCTTCCTCGTCGAGCATCGCCTCCATCTCCTCTGTGTCACAGAACTCCTCCGTGACGAGCACGAAGAAGAGCCGGTCGGTCTCGAACCCGTGATCGCGAGCGTTCTGTACGTAGGTGCGCAGACAGTCGGGGTTTCGTATCGTCGGAATGACGACACAGATGTCCGAATCCATCGGTAGTACCAACTCTTTAGGCATCCCTAAAATGTCTGTCGCAATCGGATCGATACCCACGTGTGTACTATTCCGATCGCTCTCAGCCAGAACTATCAACCATCTAGATATTTCGAGGCGAACTATTATTTGGCTGTGCTCTGCCTGTAGACGTAAGAGATGAGTACGGGAACCGAACGAGGACGGACGAGTCTGCAATGAACCTGGACAACCAGACCTGTGTCGTTACGGGCTCCTCACGGGGGATCGGCCGGGGCATCGCGAAGGACCTCGGCGCCCACGGCGCGAACGTCGTGGTGAACTATCGATCGTCCGAAGGGGAGGCGGAGGCAGTCGTCGACGAGATCCGCGAGGACGGCGGCGACGCCGTCGCCGCCCAGGCCGACGTCTCGAAGCTAGAGGAGGTCCGGGCGATGCAAGCGGCCGTCGCCGACGAGTTCGGCGGCGCGGACGTGCTCGTCAACAACGCGGGCATCACTATCGACAAGAAGTTCGAGAACATGACCCGCGAGGACTGGGAGACGGTCATCGACGTGAACCTCGGCGGCGTGTTCAACTGTACGAAGGCGTTCTACGACGACATCCGCGACGCCGACCACGGCCGTCTTATCAACATCTCCAGTGTCGTCGGTCAGCAGGGCAACATCGGCCAGGCGAACTACGCGACCACGAAGTCCGGCCTCTTTGGCTTCACCCGGACGCTCGCCCTGGAGTTGGCACATACGGGGTCGACCGCCAACTGTGTCGCACCCGGCTTCGTCAAGACCGATATGCTCGAAGAGGTCCCACAGCGCGTCCAGGAGAAGATCCTCCGGGAGATTCCCCTGGACCGGTTCGCCCGCGTCGAGGACATCTCCGGGATCGTCCGGTTCGTCGCCAGCGAGGAGTCCAGTTACATGACCGGGCAAGTACTCGGGGTCAACGGCGGCATGGAGTGGTAACATGAGTCAACAGGAAGAACCAGACGACGAAGAAACGACAGATCCGGTCGAAGAACTCCGCCAAAAGCGCGAGGAGGCACACCTGGGCGGTGGGGAGGCCCGCATCGAGTCCCAACACGAGAAAGGCAAGATGACCGCCCGCGAGCGGATCGACTTCCTCGTCGACGAGGGGACGTTCAACGAGGTCGACCCCTTCGTCGAACACCGCTCGACGAACTTCGGGATGGAGGGGAAACGCTACCCCGGCGACGCCGTCGTCACCGGTTACGGCGAGGTCGACGGCCGGAAGGTGTTCCTGTTCGCCCACGACTTCACCGTCCTCGGCGGATCTGTCGGCGAGGTGGTCGCCGACAAGATCTGTAAGGTGATGGACAAGGCCATCCAGAACGGCGTCCCGGTCATCGGGCTGAACGACTCCGGCGGCGCACGCATTCAAGAAGGGGTCGATTCGCTCGTGGGCTTCGCCAAGATCTTCGAGCGAAACACCAAGGCCAGTGGACTCATCCCCCAGATCTCGGCGATCATGGGCCCGTGTGCCGGCGGTGCGACCTACAGCCCCGCGCTGACCGACTTCACGTTCATGGTCCAGGACACCAGCCACATGTTCATCACCGGCCCGGACGTCATCGAGACCGTCACCGGCGAACAGGTCTCGAAGGAGGAACTCGGCGGGGCCAGTTCCCACTCGACGAAATCCGGCGTGGCCCACTTCTCGTACCCCTCCGAGGAGGAGGTCTTAGAGAACATCCGCCGACTGCTCTCCTATCTGCCACAGAACAACATGGAGGACCCACCCTCCGTCAAACCGTGGGACGAACCCGACCGCGAAGTGCCGGAGGTCACCGACATCGTCCCCTCCGCTCCCCGGAAGCCCTACGACATGACCCAGGTCGTCGGCACCATCGTCGACGAGGGCTCGTTCTTCGAGGTCCACGACAACTGGGCGCGCAACGTCATCACCGGCTTCTCCCGGATGGACGGCAAGGCTGTCGGCGTCGTGGCCAACCAGCCCCGGGTCAGCGCCGGTACGCTGGACATCGACGCGGCCGAGAAAGCCGCCCGGTTCGTCCGGTTCTGTGACTCGTTCAACATCCCGATCCTCACGTTCGTCGACGTGCCCGGGTTCATGCCCGGGACCGACCAGGAGCACAACGGGATCATCCGCCGGGGCGCGAAGCTCATCTACGCCTACGCCGAGGCGACGGTACCGCTGCTCTCCGTGGTCGTCCGGAAAGCCTACGGCGGGGCCTACATCGTCATGTCCTCGAAGTTCCTCGGCAGCGATGTCAACTACGCCTGGCCCGGATCGGAGATGGCAGTCCTCGGTCCCCGTGGCGCGGTCAACATCCTCTACCGGAGAGAGATCGCCAACGCCGACGACCCCGACGCCAAGCGCCAGGAACTGATGGACGAGTTCCGCGAGGAGTTCGCCCACCCCTACGGCCCGGCAAAGCGGGGCTACCTCGACGACGTGATCGAACCGAAAGACACCCGGAAACGACTCATCGAAGACCTTGATCTCCTCCAGCGCAAGCGCGAGGAGACCCCGCCGAAGGACCACGGGAACATCCCGCTGTAACCGGCCGAACAGCGACAATCAGTCACCGTTCGGCGGGGGCCGACAGATCAGTGAAACTCCTGAAGCACTTCGAGATCTCTCGTCGTCTGCATGAACTCCGCGAGCGGGGCGGCCGTCTCACAGCCGTGACAGTCGAAGTCCGTGTCAGGGGCCGCGAGATCGCCGACCTGGGCTTCCCAGTTCTCCTCGCAATCGGGACACTGCAGTGTGACCCATGCTTCCTGCATGCCTGTGAGTGACAGACAGTCGGTAAAGAATCTTGTGTGGGTTCCCGTCTCCCAGGACTACCAGGACCGCACGAATTAGGCACGCCTAAGATTGGGAAAGCTTAAGATAGTTAGGTGAGCCTAAAGCAAATATGGGTCTCCGTGGCTTCGTTCGATCGACCGGAAGTGGACTGGCAGGATTGGGAGCGAACGGTTCCCACGGGATCGGGAGTGTTCAGTGGACCCGCTCTGCTAGACACGCGAAACCAACTGGGTGATATCCGATGAACTGCTTCGACTCGCCGACGGCTGGTACCGACGCCGAGAGAACGCTGGACAGCGCCGGAGCAACAATGCGTGTGTCCGATGGACGTATCCCGACCACCTCCCTGTAGCGATGGTCGGACACACACTGTTGGACATTCGGACGCGACTGGAGGAGTTGAGTGTGGCCGTCGGTCCCTATCGAGTCGTCAGTGCGAAGACGGGCCACTCCCCGATCCCCGTCAGCGGGCTCCAGTTCCCGACGAGGGCAACAGCGGCAGAGGCAGCCAGTGTCGCGACCGCCTACCGGACCGCACTCAGGCGGTACGATCCGGCGGTCCACGTGCAAGATCTGATCGTCTGTGATCAGGGACTGTCCCCCGCCGAAGAGCAGTTCCCGGCCGAGGACCTCCCCGAGTACTGTCACTCGGTCACGGCCGCGTTACTAGAGATCCTGTCCCGACGGGACGGCCGCGTCCAGCGCAGCGTCATGGACCGGTATCTGGACGCCGCGGAGAACACGCCCGACAGGGACCGACTGTCCTTGCTGCTGATCGAGAGTCTCGCCGAAGCCATCGACGCACACTACACGGCCAGACAGCAGTACGACCTGCTCCGGGCGACCGCGGACCGGTTACCACAGTCCCCCGGGACGGAGGCGCCGCTTCGAGACACCCTCTCCGTGTTGCGGTCGACTGACATACTCCACTCGTTCGAACTCAACCCGGTCCCCGACGACGGGCACCGCGTGACCCTGCACGGCTACCGCGTCGACGACCGGGACGGTGACTGTATCGTCCTGCCCGTCGCCGTCGAACTCCTCCGTCGACAGTCGCCACCGCCGCAGTTTGGCCACGTCGCCCGGACCAGAGACGGGTGGACAGTTCACCTCAGCTCTGGAGCGGAGACACCCGAAGGGCCGCTGGCCGTCGTCCCGTC
Above is a window of Haloarcula halophila DNA encoding:
- a CDS encoding DUF7551 domain-containing protein; amino-acid sequence: MDIRTRLEELSVAVGPYRVVSAKTGHSPIPVSGLQFPTRATAAEAASVATAYRTALRRYDPAVHVQDLIVCDQGLSPAEEQFPAEDLPEYCHSVTAALLEILSRRDGRVQRSVMDRYLDAAENTPDRDRLSLLLIESLAEAIDAHYTARQQYDLLRATADRLPQSPGTEAPLRDTLSVLRSTDILHSFELNPVPDDGHRVTLHGYRVDDRDGDCIVLPVAVELLRRQSPPPQFGHVARTRDGWTVHLSSGAETPEGPLAVVPSG
- a CDS encoding ABC transporter permease; the encoded protein is MKIRERVAAARTRATDEDSAVGRGLTLLSAAVAAALVAPLGWLVVDVFGLGSRALSLTVAPQTLQVLVRSVALVGAVTAGSVVVGVPLAVLTVQGGLPFRRFWTVVAALPLAIPSYLGAFAAVSVFGPRGELADVLSPLGIDQIPTIYGFTGAAVVLTLYTYPYVFLTTRASLLSLDASLVEAARTLNASRWEAFRRVTLPQILPGITAGALLVALYTLSDFGTPNIMRVEVFTQFIYARYNAFMREYAALLSLELFAVTAVVLALESRTGADDSGAYGSSGNRGAFDLDLGLWRFPATLLPALVGAVAILLPIAIFGMWFLRSGPGYASGSMAFSWSYGLNSVYVALLAAGGAVLVAVPIGLRSATSDSRLASLADRAPYVGYAAPGIVLAIALVSFSLDVLPALYKTIPLLVFAYVVRFMPQAIGSIRTSRLQVDQGLVEAARVLGRSRAGTFRSVTLPLVLPGIATGAALVFLTTMKELPATLILRPLRFDTLVTYIWRVQEAGLYGAAAVPALVLVVVSGLSMAVILAQEGRSD
- a CDS encoding extracellular solute-binding protein, producing MTDTNDTSARTGSSRRRFLAIGGAATATALAGCSSLFGGDEAAGDGGSGSDGGSGGDGTTGQQGTNVEIPSLSAFRGSGTLVEGRPAPGGTSIQDLPDLSGSLNLYIGGGEGGIYFQFVEMLQEIYPDFEVFASSAASSSLAQTVVEEVNAGSPQADVFWSIDASSLGFVADNDAYEPFSDDVVEPVPSGFRGSDNAWVGVAGRARSIPYNTNELSESDVPNKVADFPDTDALRGTMGWAPTYGAFKSFVTAMRLLRGRDAARQWLVSMREAGTEQYPNEFVVSNQVADGALNAGFANHYYALRVQNQRPNAPIDLAFTEGDAGALVNVAGALQIQGTQKSDLVNTFVRHLLSAEAQEFFTTVSFAYPMISGVEPVGGLPTVDQLNPPDIDLSELSDLEPTLQLMREANVLG
- a CDS encoding acyl-CoA carboxylase subunit beta, whose product is MSQQEEPDDEETTDPVEELRQKREEAHLGGGEARIESQHEKGKMTARERIDFLVDEGTFNEVDPFVEHRSTNFGMEGKRYPGDAVVTGYGEVDGRKVFLFAHDFTVLGGSVGEVVADKICKVMDKAIQNGVPVIGLNDSGGARIQEGVDSLVGFAKIFERNTKASGLIPQISAIMGPCAGGATYSPALTDFTFMVQDTSHMFITGPDVIETVTGEQVSKEELGGASSHSTKSGVAHFSYPSEEEVLENIRRLLSYLPQNNMEDPPSVKPWDEPDREVPEVTDIVPSAPRKPYDMTQVVGTIVDEGSFFEVHDNWARNVITGFSRMDGKAVGVVANQPRVSAGTLDIDAAEKAARFVRFCDSFNIPILTFVDVPGFMPGTDQEHNGIIRRGAKLIYAYAEATVPLLSVVVRKAYGGAYIVMSSKFLGSDVNYAWPGSEMAVLGPRGAVNILYRREIANADDPDAKRQELMDEFREEFAHPYGPAKRGYLDDVIEPKDTRKRLIEDLDLLQRKREETPPKDHGNIPL
- a CDS encoding gluconate 2-dehydrogenase subunit 3 family protein yields the protein MELSRRDAIAALSAAGVAVGGGGAVLLADDDGNGASTGTDDGDTQTPSGPLDEAQFETLTAAAEVLYPEELSGVDEFVRRFVRGRARDRPDHAAGIADAAAYLDEYARAWFDAEFAALPPQTRDQALRRMNADTLEPDPEGSDEQRVRYFVVNELLFALYASPTGGELVGIENPQGHPGGIQSYRRGPDA
- a CDS encoding beta-ketoacyl-ACP reductase; its protein translation is MNLDNQTCVVTGSSRGIGRGIAKDLGAHGANVVVNYRSSEGEAEAVVDEIREDGGDAVAAQADVSKLEEVRAMQAAVADEFGGADVLVNNAGITIDKKFENMTREDWETVIDVNLGGVFNCTKAFYDDIRDADHGRLINISSVVGQQGNIGQANYATTKSGLFGFTRTLALELAHTGSTANCVAPGFVKTDMLEEVPQRVQEKILREIPLDRFARVEDISGIVRFVASEESSYMTGQVLGVNGGMEW
- a CDS encoding ArnT family glycosyltransferase yields the protein MTRLPDLHWNRLATAALGVLTAAVVAFVSTQVFPYHSLNHDEGVYLQQAAMLLEGQLFLRSPVEGAVRPWFFIESERGMYPKYTPVPAAMFAVGKLLGGYRVALVAIAAGNVLGVVGLVREAFDHRTGLLAGAFVLASPLFLIDSSVFLPYAPTTLLNLAFGYAYLRADRTGDRRVAAAAGAAIGLAFFSRPYTAVLFATPFIVHACWTLRQNLRGALPRQAATAALGSAGVVLTLGYNAVVTGAPFRFPYQVFAPEDGLGFGHREILGHEIVYTPELALRANRVVLDLFFTEWIAGGLAGAGLAAVGVALAVRAGVTARQAIVGGIALSVAAGNVYFWGNYNILGDLEVAGDGLVSALGPYYHFDLLVPTAAFAARGALGAVRAIRDALMDRAGGRSVRVVVAALVLLSTASLGGITAGNMEAPLSENLEVTRTYEDAYEPFEGGSLENAVVLLPDPYGDWLNHPFQHLRNDPGYDGDTVYAIDDEPFAVHDAFPDRQFYRYVYRGAWAPYAGSPSEAYLQGVRDVEGDRTRLGTIVGVPDGATGVTVRLGVDGRSIYYVVPDPGEEVSLAVLVDDRAELQGDARPLQNETLAVEGRETVRTTVFVDYGGGSGFAYRFDLPVDVADDRVRALTPRIERCRNARACGGAAAYVPGTGPEGTFVETNLTAVERNS
- a CDS encoding alpha-1 4-glucan-protein synthase — protein: MDSDICVVIPTIRNPDCLRTYVQNARDHGFETDRLFFVLVTEEFCDTEEMEAMLDEEGVDGAVFDGPARDEWFADHGAAEYADLIPEASHAQTSFGLLYLWANEFEYGVFIDDDTAPHEDVDFFGTHMENLAFEGQIETVSSPERWVNVLYQNEDEHGLYPRGYPYAAMDETVETESTYVDDVVASQGLWTNVPDLDAVRILMDGDLQGQAQTRTEASDFGTDFVAAEGNYLTVCSMNLAFRREIVPAFYQLPMDDNEWDVGRFDDIWSGLFLKRACDVLGKQIYNGDPLCEHNKAPRSTFSDLTNEVHGLELNEHVWEIIDTVGDDADSYAEVFEAMGTAMATGDFSDWENGAFLNYCGEFMLDWLDCLDVVESADAGRVPAAADD